The following is a genomic window from Polyangiaceae bacterium.
TTCGCCGCCGTGCACGCCTCGCATGTTCCCGTGCAAGCAGCGTCGCAACAGACGCCGTCGGCGCAATTCCCGGACGAACATTGCGCGCCCGTCATGCACGCGGCGCCATTGCCGAGCCCCGCCATCACGCATGCGCCCGCGCCGTTGCATTCGCCGCCCGTGCATTCGTCATCCGGATCGGTCCCCGATGCAATTGCCCCGCATTGCCCGTTGAATCCACCTCCCCGTTTCGCAGCCGAACATGCCCGACACGTCTCCGAGCACGGAGCGCCGCAGCAATACCCATCCGCGCAATTGCCCGACAAGCAATCCGTCGTCTCGCCGCACGTCGCGCCGTTGTACTTTTTGCAGCTCCCGGTACCATCGCACGAGCCGGATGCGCATTCGTTGTCCGGATCCCCGTAGAGCGCAATCGGGCCGCACGTTCCGTCGTCGCCTTGACCTTTTTTCGCCGCCGTACACGCCTCGCACGTCCCGCTGCACGCACTGTCACAGCACACGCCATCGACGCAAAACCCGCTCGCGCATTCCGCGCCCGTGCTGCACGTTTGCGCATTGCTCGGTGGAGGAAGCGCCGACTCTGCCGATGCTTTTTCCGCGCACCCCCATGGCCGGCAATCTTCATCGGGTCCCCAAGGCACCGCCTCTTCGCTCACGGTATCCGTACTGCGAACACTGCCGCTCGTTCCGCCAGCACCTTCCGTGCTGCCCTGGTCTTCGGCGCCGCATCCGGTTGCAGCGGTCATGAGTGCCAAAACAAAGGACGCCAAGTGATCCTCGGGTGGGCCCAAAAGGCACCCGGTGCCAAGTCGAATTCATTGTCGTGTGCCCTTTCTTCGTGGCGCAACCGTGCTAGCGCCCCAGTTTTCGAAATGCGCGCATCCGCGGCTTCAGCGTAGGATGTTATCAAACCACTGCTTGGTCTTCAATTGATTGATGTATTCCCCCCGCGCGCACTTCTCGCTATCTTGCTCGCGCCGAGCGCACGCGCGGCAAGAGGAGTGCGACGAGATGGCGGAAGAGATGCAGAACGAGCTGGTCGAAGAGCCTCCCAGGGTGGAACCTCCAGCAGACCTAGGCCAGACGACGAACCGTCGAGGTGCCCTCAAGGCGCTCGCTGCCGCGTCGGGAGCGATTTATGCCGGCGCGCTCATCGTGCCCGTCACCCGCATGCTCGCCCCCTCCTCCAACGGCGAAGCGGGAAAGGCTCGATGGATCCGTGTCGGACGCCTCGCAGACGTCAAACCCGACGAACCCAAACGCGTCGTCGTGATCGCCGACGAACGCGACGCCTACACCGTCACGCGCGATCAACTCCTCGGCTCGCTCTGGCTCGTTCGCAAGGGCGATCAAGTCACTGCGCTCAGCGCGGTTTGCCCTCATCTTGGTTGCTCCATCGACCTCAACGCAGACAAGCAAAGCTACGCATGTCCGTGTCACGTCTCCAAGTTCTCGCTCGCCGGTGAAGCCCTCTCGGGCCCGTCGCCCCGCGCGATGGATCCGCTCCAAGTACGCGTCGTGGACGGGTTTGTCGAAGTTGATTTCCGACGCTTTCGGCAAGGCATACCCACGAAGGAGGAAGTCGGGTGAAACTCGGCGATTGGATTGACGAACGCACGGGCTACCGACAGCTCGTGAAAAGCTTCGTGGAAGCGACCGTGCCTGGAGGCGCTCGTTTTCGCTTACGCGTGGGGCACGGCCCTCGGCCTGATGCTCGTGGTCGTCGCCGTCACCGGCGTGCTTCTCTCCACGGTGTATGCGCCGAGTGCCACGACGGCGTGGGCCAGCGTTGCATACATCCAGCAAAAGTGCCCGCCGGTTGGATCGTCCGCGGCCTGCATCAGTTCGGTGCGCAAGCGCTCATCGTCCTCGGCGCCGTGCATCTCGTGCACGCCATCGTCCGAGGTGCGTACCGAAGGCCGCGCGAATTCACCTATTGGCTCGGCCTTTTGCTCTTCGGCCTCATCGTAGCCTTCGCGCTCACCGGCAACCCTCTGCGCTGGGATCAACGCGGATTCTGGGCGCTGCGTGTCGAAACCGGCATCATGGGCACCGTGCCCGTCGTCGGCACCATCATGCAAGAAGCGCTTCTCGGCGGCAGTTTGCCCGGGAACCTCACCCTCACGCGCCTCTACGCCGCGCACGCCATCGTCTTGCCGCTCGTGACGGGCCTGCTCTTCGCCATGCACGTCATGATCTCGCGAAAGCACGGCCCGGCCCTCGAAACGCCCGCGGACGCGGTCAAAGTCGAACGATATTTCCCATCGCAAGCTGCGCGTGATCTCGTCGTCGCGCTGCTCGTCCTCGCCGTCGTCTTCGTTCTCACGTGGAAGCATCACGGCGCGCCGCTCGACGCTCCGGCCGACCCGACGAGCGATTATCCGGCGCGTCCCGAATGGTACTTTCTTGCGCTCTACGAAATGCGCAAGCCGTTTCCGGGACGCCTCGAGCTCATCGCGACGGTCGTGCTTCCATTTCTCGTCGTCGGGTATCTCATTGTGCTCCCGCTCTTCGACAAGAAGGCCGATCGAGGTGTGATGAAGCGCCTCCCGGTGCTCGTTCCGGTGGCGCTTTTTGGCATTGGCGCGGGCGTTCTCACGGGCGCGTCGCTCAAGCACGACGCAGCGGATCCCGAATTCGTCAAGGCTGTTGCAAAGCCGAAGTGCAAGCCAAGAAATCGCTTGCGATTGCATTCGAGGGGGTACCTCCCCGAGGGTGCATTGGCGATGATGCGCAATCATCCTGAAACGCGGCGCGTGTGGCTATACGAGCAGCATTGTGCGAGCTGTCATCGCATGGGCGAAATGGGACCTCCGGCCGGCGAGGACACGGCGCCGGACCTCACGGGGTTTGGCTCGGCGTCATGGGCTACGCGCGTGCTCATGGAGCCGGATCACGATTCGATGTTCGGCAAGACGGCATTCAAAGGCATGATGCCGAGCATGACGAAGCCGCCGGACGACCCTGAAATGGCCAAGGAATTCTCGCCCATGAAGCAGGAGGACTTGAATGCCATCGTGGAATTCTTGGCGGCGCAAGCCGAGGGCAAGGGCGAGGGAATGCCTGGCGAAAAACTCGTGCGACAGCGGTGTACGGGTTGTCATCGATTCGATGGGAAAACCGACGACGAAGAATCGCTTGCACCGGAGCTTCGAGGTTGGGGATCTGTGGCGTGGATATTGGCGCAGATTGACAATCCTGGCAGTGGCAAGACGTATCCCAAGGGCGCGATGGACCCGAAGCTCGAGGGGACACATGCCGGCATTGCGGAAAAACTGAGCGACGCCGATCGCAAGCTATTGGCGTCGTTCGTGCAAATGCAGGCGAAGAATAAAGTGAAGTAACTCTGCTGCGCAGTCGCTCCCCCGTCAATCCATGTGCTCGATGCTTTCGGGCACGTTCACCCAGCCATGTTTTCGCGCCTCGTACACCGAGAACGTAGGCGGCGGGAAGTTCGGGTCTGCAAAGGCACCCACCGGTACCGCAATGACACCGGGCATATCGGCGACATCGTAATACACGTTCGATCCGCACGTAGGGCAGAACCGAAACGTGACCGTCACGCCGGAATCACCGATGCGGACGAAGCTCGTCGCGACGCCTTCGATTTTCACTTTATCGGCTGGCCAGCGTGCTTGCTGTCCGAACGGGCTCCCCGTTCGTCTCTGGCACGCGAGACAGTGGCATATCGATACGCGGATCGGGTCGCCGTCGCATGTGACCCGTAGCTGCCCGCAACTGCATTGGGCGTGTCGTGAACGCATGGTTGGTTCCATCTGCGGCTTGTGAGTACCTCCAGGATGTGAGCGAGCTTGGTGCGTACTTTAGGCGCGCTCGTCGCGTCGTGAAAAGCACGAAGTTGCGCGTGCTCGACGATTTTCCGGGGCCTCGCGCAGGTCGGATCCGCGCATTCGAGGGGTCACGGGGACGTGGGACCGACGTTGTGCCGTATCCGCCCGACCAACTACACCCGACGCCTGCCGTGCACGTGCTACGCTCAACGCGGACGCGTGCATCGCGCACACGCATGCGCCCGCATCGCCGACGATGCGATGAAGCGTTCAGATGTCGTTCATCAGCTCAGGCAATGCCCGGGCGCCAGACGTTGGGCAAGAACTCATCCAGGCGACTCATAGGCCAGTCGGATTGCAGCTTTTCGATCACGTCTGTCAGGTATTCCAGCGGATTGAGCCCGTTTTTGTGACAGGATCCGGTGAGCGTGCAGCCCGGCGAGCCTTTCTGCGCCGGCGTCAGATCCTGCAAACCAGAATTCTTTCGACCTAGCGCAACCCAACGTAATCGTCTTTCGGCTTCGCCGTTGTCGATCTCGAATTGGCCATCCGAGAAGCACCGACGCCACGCAGCTTCTTGCTTTTTCAGCGTACCGCGCCGCATCGTAGAGCGGTGTTTTCCGGAATCGCTTGCGGCTTGACGTCTCGAATCCATTGATAGAGCTCGTCCACGAGCGGCACGCTGCCCAACGTCCTTTGCGCGAGCCGATCTTCGCTGGAAAGCTTGTGCTCCTTGTATTCGCGCTTCGAGGTTGTAGATCGCCTTGAAGAAATCCAGTCGCCACGGCCGCTCGGACATCGCCGAGCTTCGCAGCTTCCTCGAATTTGCGCCGAATGTGCATCCCGCAGCCGAGACGACGCTCTGCCGGAACGATCTCCCGTATCGCCATCCATGGCATCTCGAAGCGCTTTTTCGTACCCGGCGTACCCGTCGCCTTGCAAATAGACGCGGAAACCATCGAAAAATTCTGCCGGCCCATCCGCCTTCCAATTCGGCGTGTAGTGGAATGCGACGAGTCCCCGCCCCGAATACGCCCACAAGTGCCCTCGTTTTCACGCCATTTGGATGGTCTCCTTTCGAGCACCGGCAAACCCGTGTCGTCCGCATTGATGTACTGGGGATGCAATCACCTTTTCCGCGACGCGCCCAGCAACTGGAGCGAGCACATCGAGCGCAAAAGCCGACCAGTCTCCGATCGTCGATGTCGACAGCGGTACGCCCATGCGCGCGAATTCCTTGCATTGCCGATAAAGCGGCATGGGATCCTCGCACTTGTCGACGACGATTTTTTCGCGAGCAGTCCCGAGCCGGGTCGCCCTTTATCCATGACTTTTCGCTCGGCGCCACCACCACGCCCTTATCACCAACGCCGCACACGAGTTTTTCTCGAAGCTCCTCGATGACCACGAATTTGGCCGGAATGAAGTCCAAATCTGACTCTTGACGTAATCCATGCACGTCTTGTCAGCGCCACACGCAGCACATTTTTCGCAGTTCTTCGGGCACGGCAATCACCTTCTGTTGCCGAGGCAAGTTGCTCGGCAATGGATTGCGGCCCTTGTGGCCTTTGAGGCGGCTAGAGCGCGGGCGGTTTCGGTGGTGCGGGTGGCGGCGCTTCAGGTGCATCTTCGCCGAGTTTCGCGAGCATTGCCTTCAGGTCTTCGGTACTGATTTTCTCGCTCTTGCGCCCGTACAGTGAGCGCAACGCCTTTTTGCAACCGCATGGCGAGCGCCGTGTTTTCCTCTTTGACCCGCAACCAAGGGTCCATGACCAGCGCGATGAGGCTCGTCGATGCGGCCTGCTTCGGCCATCGCCTGGAGTTTGGCGCGTACGTCGGCAAGGTCATCGTGGCGTGAGTTTGTCGAGGGAAGACATGAGCGCCCCGTACCGGATGGCGCTGCGAGTGGCCAACAGAACGACAAACTTTCTGTTTGTCGCCGGAGTTTTCCACGATTTGAGGGCAAACCAAAAGATGTGGCGGTCAACTTCAGGCAGCATTGTCCGCGCGGCGCACGAGCCTGAAGCGTTTGCGTCGCTGTGCATCGCTCAAGTCGATACCTTCGAGGAGCAATCCCAGCTCGGCGGCGTCGACTTCGACGTGACGAGCGCTGGATGGTACGGGCATTGGCAGGTGAAACCGGCCCTGGGCAAGCCGCTTGGCGAAGATGCAATATCCGGTGCGATCCCAGAAAGGACGCGGATCTGGTCCCCTCGACGGTTTCAGAAAACAAAAAGAT
Proteins encoded in this region:
- a CDS encoding Rieske 2Fe-2S domain-containing protein, which translates into the protein MQNELVEEPPRVEPPADLGQTTNRRGALKALAAASGAIYAGALIVPVTRMLAPSSNGEAGKARWIRVGRLADVKPDEPKRVVVIADERDAYTVTRDQLLGSLWLVRKGDQVTALSAVCPHLGCSIDLNADKQSYACPCHVSKFSLAGEALSGPSPRAMDPLQVRVVDGFVEVDFRRFRQGIPTKEEVG
- a CDS encoding cytochrome b N-terminal domain-containing protein, which encodes MKLGDWIDERTGYRQLVKSFVEATVPGGARFRLRVGHGPRPDARGRRRHRRASLHGVCAECHDGVGQRCIHPAKVPAGWIVRGLHQFGAQALIVLGAVHLVHAIVRGAYRRPREFTYWLGLLLFGLIVAFALTGNPLRWDQRGFWALRVETGIMGTVPVVGTIMQEALLGGSLPGNLTLTRLYAAHAIVLPLVTGLLFAMHVMISRKHGPALETPADAVKVERYFPSQAARDLVVALLVLAVVFVLTWKHHGAPLDAPADPTSDYPARPEWYFLALYEMRKPFPGRLELIATVVLPFLVVGYLIVLPLFDKKADRGVMKRLPVLVPVALFGIGAGVLTGASLKHDAADPEFVKAVAKPKCKPRNRLRLHSRGYLPEGALAMMRNHPETRRVWLYEQHCASCHRMGEMGPPAGEDTAPDLTGFGSASWATRVLMEPDHDSMFGKTAFKGMMPSMTKPPDDPEMAKEFSPMKQEDLNAIVEFLAAQAEGKGEGMPGEKLVRQRCTGCHRFDGKTDDEESLAPELRGWGSVAWILAQIDNPGSGKTYPKGAMDPKLEGTHAGIAEKLSDADRKLLASFVQMQAKNKVK
- a CDS encoding GFA family protein; this translates as MRSRHAQCSCGQLRVTCDGDPIRVSICHCLACQRRTGSPFGQQARWPADKVKIEGVATSFVRIGDSGVTVTFRFCPTCGSNVYYDVADMPGVIAVPVGAFADPNFPPPTFSVYEARKHGWVNVPESIEHMD
- a CDS encoding transposase domain-containing protein, whose protein sequence is MRRGTLKKQEAAWRRCFSDGQFEIDNGEAERRLRWVALGRKNSGLQDLTPAQKGSPGCTLTGSCHKNGLNPLEYLTDVIEKLQSDWPMSRLDEFLPNVWRPGIA
- a CDS encoding transposase, with translation MWAYSGRGLVAFHYTPNWKADGPAEFFDGFRVYLQGDGYAGYEKALRDAMDGDTGDRSGRASSRLRDAHSAQIRGSCEARRCPSGRGDWISSRRSTTSKREYKEHKLSSEDRLAQRTLGSVPLVDELYQWIRDVKPQAIPENTALRCGAVR
- a CDS encoding transposase — translated: MPLYRQCKEFARMGVPLSTSTIGDWSAFALDVLAPVAGRVAEKVIASPVHQCGRHGFAGARKETIQMA